One Nostocoides sp. HKS02 genomic window carries:
- a CDS encoding rod shape-determining protein: protein MSLGRDLAIDLGTANTLVYERGRGVVLDEPSVVAVDVATGRLVAAGTLAKEMLGRTPGHVRAIRPLQDGVISDADVTERMLRYFVDQVRPSRLVRPRMVVCVPSEVTGVERRALEEAAVRSGARRVYVIEEPMAAAIGADLPVNETAASMVVDIGGGTTDVAVISLGGIVTSRSVRVGGDEIDDAVVAHVKTEYSLLVGERSAEDIKVAVGSAFPLREETSTRVRGRDLVTGLPKTVTISSQEVRRAIEGPVLQIVDLVRATLDVCPPELAGDILDRGITLTGGGALLRGLDERLRHELGVPVSVADDPLRAVVRGSGRCIEEFATLERVLVDSRRF, encoded by the coding sequence ATGTCACTCGGCAGGGACCTCGCGATCGACCTCGGAACCGCCAACACCCTCGTCTACGAGCGCGGCCGCGGGGTGGTGCTCGACGAGCCCTCGGTGGTGGCCGTCGATGTCGCGACCGGCCGGTTGGTCGCGGCGGGCACCCTCGCCAAGGAGATGCTCGGCCGCACGCCGGGGCACGTGCGGGCGATCCGGCCCCTGCAGGACGGCGTGATCTCGGATGCCGACGTGACCGAGCGGATGCTGCGGTACTTCGTCGACCAGGTACGGCCGTCGCGGCTGGTGCGCCCGCGCATGGTCGTCTGCGTGCCGAGCGAGGTGACCGGCGTCGAGCGGCGGGCCCTCGAGGAGGCCGCGGTGCGGTCCGGCGCGCGGCGGGTCTACGTCATCGAGGAGCCCATGGCAGCGGCGATCGGCGCTGACCTGCCCGTGAACGAGACCGCGGCGTCCATGGTGGTCGACATCGGTGGGGGCACGACCGACGTCGCCGTGATCAGCCTGGGCGGCATCGTCACCTCACGCTCGGTGCGCGTGGGCGGAGACGAGATCGACGACGCCGTGGTCGCCCACGTCAAGACCGAGTACTCCCTGCTCGTCGGCGAACGCAGCGCCGAGGACATCAAGGTCGCCGTCGGCTCGGCCTTCCCGCTGCGCGAGGAGACCAGCACCAGGGTGCGCGGGCGCGACCTGGTCACCGGGTTGCCCAAGACCGTCACCATCTCGAGCCAGGAGGTCCGCCGCGCGATCGAGGGTCCGGTGCTGCAGATCGTCGACCTGGTGCGCGCGACCCTGGACGTCTGTCCACCCGAGCTCGCGGGCGACATCCTCGACCGGGGCATCACCCTGACCGGAGGCGGCGCGCTCCTGCGTGGCCTGGACGAGCGGCTGCGCCACGAGCTGGGCGTCCCCGTGTCCGTGGCCGACGACCCGTTGCGCGCGGTGGTGCGCGGGTCGGGGCGCTGCATCGAGGAGTTCGCCACGCTCGAGCGGGTCCTGGTCGACTCCCGCCGGTTCTGA